The following are from one region of the Oncorhynchus nerka isolate Pitt River linkage group LG8, Oner_Uvic_2.0, whole genome shotgun sequence genome:
- the LOC135572831 gene encoding LOW QUALITY PROTEIN: interferon gamma 1-like (The sequence of the model RefSeq protein was modified relative to this genomic sequence to represent the inferred CDS: inserted 2 bases in 1 codon), whose product MDVLSRAMMCFCLMGWMTLGWSHAAQYTSMNMKRNIDKLKVHYKISKDQLFNGNPVFPKDTFEDSEQRVLMSVVLDVYLSIFSQMLNQTEDQEVRERLDQVKXKVQETQKHYFLGRIPELRTHLQNLWAIKTSDTTVQGKALSEFITIYEKASKLALKFHLKKDNRRKRRQAQRLKSHIM is encoded by the exons ATGGATGTGTTATCAAGGGCTATGATGTGTTTCTGCTTGATGGGATGGATGACTTTAGGATGGAGTCATGCTGCTCAGTACACATCAATGAACATGAAGAGAAACATAGACAAACTGAAAGTCCACTAT AAGATCTCCAAGGACCAACTGTTCAACGGAAACCCTGTTTTCCCCAAGGACACGTTTGAG gacaGTGAGCAGAGGGTGTTGATGAGTGTGGTTCTGGACGTGTATCTGAGTATCTTCAGCCAGATGCTGAACCAGACGGAGGACCAGGAAGTGAGGGAGAGGCTGGACCAGGTCAA GAAGGTTCAGGAGACCCAGAAACACTATTTCCTGGGGAGGATACCTGAGCTGAGGACACACCTGCAGAACCTGTGGGCCATCAAG ACCAGTGACACCACAGTCCAGGGGAAGGCTCTGTCCGAGTTCATTACCATCTACGAGAAAGCCTCCAAACTGGCCCTTAAGTTCCATCTGAAGAAGGACAACCGCAGGAAGAGACGGCAAGCCCAGAGGCTCAAATCACACATCATGTAG